The Arthrobacter burdickii genomic interval TCGCGGCCTACATGATCACCTCGGTCGACGAGGAGAACCGCCACGCCGAACTGCCGAACCTCCAGGCCGAGCACGACCTCGAGAAGAAGCAGATGACGGACCAGCGTGACTCCGACATCGCCGCGATCGCCAAGGACCTCGAGGACGAGCTTGCCCGTCTCGAGGGCGAAGGCGCCAAGGCTGCCGACAAGAAGAAGGCACGCGACTCGGCCGACCGCCAGATGGCGAACGTCCGCAAGCGCGCCGACGCCGACATCGAGCGCCTGGTCCAGGTGTGGGAGCGCTTCAAGACCCTGAAGGTCGCAGACCTCGAGGGCGACGAAGGACTCTACCGCGAGCTGCGCGACCGCTACGGCCTGTACTTCGAGGGCTCCATGGGCGCCGAGGCGATCAAGAAGCGCCTCGAGAACTTCGACATGCCTGCCGAGGCAGAGATGCTGCGCGACATCATCCAGAACGGCAAGGGCCAGCGGAAGACGCGCGCCCTGAAGCGCCTCAAGGTGGTCAACGCGTTCCTGACGACGACGAACAGCCCCCTGGGCATGGTCCTCGACGCCGTGCCGGTGATCCCGCCGGAACTGCGCCCGATGGTCCAGCTCGACGGTGGCCGTTTCGCGACGTCCGACCTCAACGACCTGTACCGCCGCGTCATCAACCGGAACAACCGCCTCAAGCGCCTGCTGGACCTCGGAGCTCCCGAGATCATCGTGAACAACGAGAAGCGCATGCTGCAGGAAGCGGTCGACTCCCTGTTCGACAACGGCCGCCGTGGCCGTCCGGTCACCGGACCGGGCAACCGTCCCCTGAAGTCCCTCTCGGACATGCTCAAGGGCAAGCAGGGTCGTTTCCGCCAGAACCTCCTCGGCAAGCGCGTCGACTACTCGGGCCGTTCGGTCATCGTTGTCGGCCCGCAGCTGAAGCTGCACCAGTGTGGTCTGCCCAAGCAGATGGCCCTGGAGCTCTTCAAGCCGTTCGTGATGAAGCGCCTGGTTGACCTCAACCACGCGCAGAACATCAAGAGCGCCAAGCGCATGGTCGAGCGTTACCGCCCCCAGGTGTGGGACGTCCTCGAAGAGATCATCACCGAGCACCCCGTGCTGCTGAACCGTGCACCTACCCTGCACCGCCTCGGCATCCAGGCGTTCGAGCCGCAGCTGGTGGAAGGCAAGGCCCTCCAGCTGCACCCCCTGGTCTGTGGTGCGTTCAACGCGGACTTCGACGGCGACCAGATGGCAGTCCACCTGCCGCTGAGCCCCGAGGCCCAGGCCGAGGCGCGCATCCTGATGCTCTCCTCGAACAACATCCTGAAGCCGTCCGACGGCCGTCCGGTCACCCTGCCCTCGCAGGACATGATCATCGGTCTGCACCACCTCACCACCAAGCGTGAGGGAAGTGCCGGCGAAGGCCGCGTCTTCACCAGCGTCGCCGAGGCGATCATGGCGTTCGACATGGGCTCGCTCCACCTCAACTCGGTGGTCCGGATCCGCGTGGACAACTTCGTGCCCAGTGCCGACATCGAGGCTCCCGAGGGCTGGGAGCCCGGTACGCCGGCGCTGATCGAGACCTCGCTCGGACAGGTCCTGTTCAACGAGACGCTTCCCCTGGACTACCCCTGGGTGGAGAAGGTCGCTGACAAGGGCCAGCTCTCGACGATCGTCAACGATCTGGCGGAGCGCTACCCGAAGGTCGTCACGGCGGCAACGCTGGACAACCTGAAGGACGCCGGTTTCTACTGGGCAACCCGCTCGGGCGTCACCGTCGCCATCTCGGACATCTCCGCGCCGATCAACAAGGCCGGCATCATGGAGGGCTACGAGACGCAGGCCGCCAAGGTCCAGTCGCAGTTCGACAAGGGGCTCATCGCCGACGAGGAGCGCCGCCAGGAGCTCATCGACATCTGGAACAAGGCGACCAACGAGGTTGCCGCATCCATGCGCGACGCGATGCCGAAGGACAACACCATCAACCGCATGGTGTCCTCCGGTGCCCGTGGTAACTGGCTGCAGGTCCGCCAGATCGCCGGTATCCGTGGCCTCGTGGCCAACCCGAAGGGCGAGATCATCCCTCGTCCGATCAAGTCCTCGTACCGCGAGGGCCTGTCGGTCCTGGAGTACTTCATCGCGACGCACGGTGCCCGTAAGGGCCTCGCCGACACCGCCCTGCGTACGGCCAACTCGGGTTACCTGACCCGACGCCTGGTCGACGTCTCGCAGGACGTCATCGTCCGCGAGGACGACTGCGGGACCGAGCGTGGCCTGAAGGTCACCATCGCCGTGCCGAACGCCGATGGCGAGCTGGTGCTGCACGAGGAGGTCGAGAACTCGGCGTACGCACGTACGCTGGCCACCGACGTCGTCGATTCCAAGGGGGAGGTGCTCGCTGCCGCGGGCTCCGACGTCGGGGACGTGCTCATCGGTGAACTGTTCGAGGCCGGTATCGCCGAGATCAAGGTCCGCTCTGTGCTCACCTGTGAGTCCAGTGTCGGAACCTGTGCCCTGTGCTACGGCCGTTCGCTCGCGACCGGCAAGACCGTGGACATCGGAGAGGCCGTCGGCATCATCGCCGCACAGTCCATCGGTGAGCCCGGTACCCAGCTGACCATGCGTACCTTCCACACCGGTGGTGTCGCATCGGCGGAGGACATCACCCAGGGTCTGCCCCGTATCCAGGAGCTCTTCGAGGCGCGTACCCCCAAGGGTGTCGCCCCGATCTCCGAGGTCGCAGGGCGCGTCACCATCGAGGATGCCGAGAAGCAGCTTCGCCTGGTGGTCACCCCGGATGACGGCTCCGAGGAGATCGCGTACCCGGTCCTCCGGCGTGCACGCCTCCTGGTCGCCGACGGCGACCACGTCGAGGTTGGGCAGCAGCTCGTCTTCGGTGCGGTCGACCCGAAGCAGATCCTGCGTATCCTGGGCCCCCGCAAGGCGCAGGAGTTCCTGGTGGACGAGGTCCAGCGCGTGTACCGCAGCCAGGGTGTGGGCATCCACGACAAGCACGTGGAGGTCATCGTCCGCCAGATGCTGCGTCGCGTCACCGTGATCGAGTCCGGCGAGTCGGACCTGCTCCCCGGTGAGCTGGCAGAGCGTCGCCGCTTCGAGGACGAGAACCGTCGCGTGGTATCCGAGGGCAAGAAGCCGGCGTCCGGCCGTCCCGAGCTCATGGGTATCACCAAGGCGTCGCTCGCCACCGAGTCGTGGCTGTCGGCCGCTTCCTTCCAGGAGACCACGCGTGTCCTCACGCAGGCCGCCATGGAAGGCAAGAGCGATCCGCTGCTGGGCCTCAAGGAGAACGTCATCATCGGTAAGCTCATCCCGGCCGGTACCGGCCTGGACCGCTACACGAAGGTCACGGTCGAGCCCACCGAGGAAGCCAAGGCGAACCTCTTCACCGGTCCGAGCGCGTTCAGCGACTTCGACTACGCCGGTGTCGAGGGTGGCCTGAGCCCCGAGTTCCACGCCATCCCGCTGGACGACTACGACATGGGCAACAGCGACTTCCGCTGAACCTGACTGTCGGACGGAAAGGCCCCGGACCACTAGGTCCGGGGCCTTTCCCGTTCGCCCCGTCGTCGCCCGCCAGCGGGGAGCGGGGTACGCGAAGGGGCATGCCGGATCTCTGGTAGACTTGGGACCAATTGTTTGTGTGGCAAAGGATCGGCGTTGCGAAACGTATCTCCGCGTTGTACGTAAGTTGTACAACGAATGCCACATTTTCGCACGCCTACAGTCGTTTCGCGGCAGCTTGTTCGTTGGTAGTGCGCCAAACGACTGATCATCCCGACCTCTGGATGGCGGGGCCCTGCGAAGCGGCCGCAACCGCGGAGTAGGGCGACAGGGATCTCATCTTCTGACATTACGGAGAACACGAAAGTGCCTACGATTAACCAGCTGGTCCGCAAGGGCCGGTCACCTAAGGTCTCCAAGACCAAGGCGCCCGCACTCAAGGGCAGCCCCATGAAGCGCGGCGTTTGCACCCGCGTCTACACCACCACCCCGAAGAAGCCGAACTCGGCTCTCCGCAAGGTCGCCCGCGTGCGCCTCAACGGTGGCATCGAAGTTACCGCCTACATCCCCGGTGTCGGTCACAACCTTCAGGAACACTCCATCGTGCTCGTGCGCGGCGGACGTGTGAAGGACCTTCCCGGTGTCCGATACAAGATCATCCGTGGCGCGCTCGACACCCAGGGCGTGAAGAACCGCAAGCAGGCTCGCAGCCGCTACGGCGCAAAGATGGAGAAGAAGTAATATGCCTCGTAAGGGCCCGGCCCCCAAGCGGCCGCTCGTACTCGATCCCGTCTACGGTTCACCCCTGGTCACGCAGCTGATCAACAAGGTGCTCGTCGACGGCAAGAAGTCCACCGCTGAGCGCATCGTCTACGGTGCCCTCGAAGGCGCACGCGCCAAGTCAGGTGGCGACCCCGTGGCAGCCCTCAAGAAGGCCATGGACAACGTGAAGCCGACCCTCGAGGTCCGCTCACGCCGTGTGGGTGGAGCCACCTACCAGGTCCCCGTCGAGGTCAAGCCCGGTCGTTCGACCGCCCTGGCCCTTCGCTGGCTCGTCGGCTACTCCAAGGCCCGTCGCGAGAAGACCATGACCGAGCGCCTCCAGAACGAGATCCTGGACGCTTCCAACGGTCTCGGTGCCGCAGTCAAGCGCCGTGAAGACACGCACAAGATGGCCGAGTCGAACAAGGCCTTCGCACACTACCGCTGGTAGCAGATCTGCCGGCCGGGCCGGAACCCCACCAGGGACGGCCCGGCCGGCGGTCCAGCAGAACTCCATTTTCGTAATAAGGGAGACACCGTGGCACAGGACGTGCTTACCGACCTCAACAAGGTCCGCAACATCGGCATCATGGCCCACATCGATGCCGGCAAGACCACCACTACCGAGCGCATCCTGTTCTACACGGGTGTAAACCACAAGATCGGTGAGACGCACGACGGCGCCTCCACCACCGACTGGATGGAACAGGAGAAGGAGCGCGGCATCACCATCACGTCTGCCGCCGTGACCTGCTTCTGGGAGAACAACCAGATCAACATCATCGACACCCCCGGGCACGTCGACTTCACCGTCGAGGTCGAGCGCTCACTGCGCGTCCTCGACGGCGCCGTCGCCGTGTTCGACGGCAAGGAGGGCGTTGAGCCCCAGTCGGAGACCGTGTGGCGCCAGGCCGACAAGTACGAAGTGCCCCGCATCTGCTTCGTCAACAAGATGGACAAGCTGGGCGCCGACTTCTACTTCACCGTCGACACCATCATCAGCCGCCTGGGCGCCAAGCCCCTCGTGCTGCAGCTCCCGATCGGCGCCGAGAACGACTTCATCGGCGTCGTCGACCTGCTCCACATGCGCGCCCTCGTCTGGCCCGGCGATGTCAAGGGTGACGTGACCATGGGTGCGAAGTACGAGGTCCAGGAGATCCCCGCCGACCTCCAGGAGAAGGCCGAGGAGTACCGCGCGACGCTCGTCGAGACCGTCGCCGAGTCCTCCGACGAGCTCATGAACAAGTACCTCGAGGGCGAAGAGATCTCCATCGCGGAGCTGAAGGCCGGCATCCGCAAGATGACGATCAACTCCGAGCTCTACCCGATCCTCTGCGGTTCCGCGTTCAAGAACCGCGGAGTGCAGCCGATGCTCGACGCCGTCATCGACTACCTGCCCTCGCCCCTCGACGTCCCCCCGATGATCGGCCACGATCCCCGGGACGAAGAGACCGAGCTGACGCGCAAGCCCAGCACGGAGGAGCCGTTCTCGGCCCTCGCGTTCAAGGTTGCGACGCACCCGTTCTTCGGCCAGCTGACGTTCATCCGCGTGTACTCGGGCCAGGTGTCCGCCGGCACGCAGGTGACCAACTCGACGAAGTCGAAGAAGGAGCGCATCGGCAAGCTGTTCCAGATGCACGCCAACAAGGAGATTCCCGTCGAGGAAGCCCTTGCCGGCCACATCTACGCAGCGATCGGCCTGAAGGACACCACCACCGGTGACACCCTGTCCGACTCGGCCAACCAGATCGTCCTCGAGTCCATGAGCTTCCCGGCTCCCGTGATCTCGGTGGCCATCGAGCCCAAGACGAAGGGTGACCAGGAGAAGCTCTCCACGGCCATCCAGAAGCTCTCGGCCGAGGATCCCACCTTCCAGGTGTCCCTCAACGAGGACACCGGGCAGACGATCATCGCCGGCATGGGCGAGCTCCACCTGGACATCCTGGTGGACCGCATGCGCCGCGAGTTCAAGGTCGAGGCGAACGTGGGCAAGCCCCAGGTCGCCTACCGTGAAACCATCAAGCGCGTCGTCGCCAAGCACGACTACACGCACAAGAAGCAGACCGGTGGTTCGGGCCAGTT includes:
- a CDS encoding DNA-directed RNA polymerase subunit beta'; amino-acid sequence: MSSESSFGLMRIGLATADEIRGWSYGEVKKPETINYRTLKPEKDGLFCEKIFGPSRDWECYCGKYKRVRFKGIICERCGVEVTRAKVRRERMGHIELAAPVTHIWYFKGVPSRLGYLLDLAPKDLEKVIYFAAYMITSVDEENRHAELPNLQAEHDLEKKQMTDQRDSDIAAIAKDLEDELARLEGEGAKAADKKKARDSADRQMANVRKRADADIERLVQVWERFKTLKVADLEGDEGLYRELRDRYGLYFEGSMGAEAIKKRLENFDMPAEAEMLRDIIQNGKGQRKTRALKRLKVVNAFLTTTNSPLGMVLDAVPVIPPELRPMVQLDGGRFATSDLNDLYRRVINRNNRLKRLLDLGAPEIIVNNEKRMLQEAVDSLFDNGRRGRPVTGPGNRPLKSLSDMLKGKQGRFRQNLLGKRVDYSGRSVIVVGPQLKLHQCGLPKQMALELFKPFVMKRLVDLNHAQNIKSAKRMVERYRPQVWDVLEEIITEHPVLLNRAPTLHRLGIQAFEPQLVEGKALQLHPLVCGAFNADFDGDQMAVHLPLSPEAQAEARILMLSSNNILKPSDGRPVTLPSQDMIIGLHHLTTKREGSAGEGRVFTSVAEAIMAFDMGSLHLNSVVRIRVDNFVPSADIEAPEGWEPGTPALIETSLGQVLFNETLPLDYPWVEKVADKGQLSTIVNDLAERYPKVVTAATLDNLKDAGFYWATRSGVTVAISDISAPINKAGIMEGYETQAAKVQSQFDKGLIADEERRQELIDIWNKATNEVAASMRDAMPKDNTINRMVSSGARGNWLQVRQIAGIRGLVANPKGEIIPRPIKSSYREGLSVLEYFIATHGARKGLADTALRTANSGYLTRRLVDVSQDVIVREDDCGTERGLKVTIAVPNADGELVLHEEVENSAYARTLATDVVDSKGEVLAAAGSDVGDVLIGELFEAGIAEIKVRSVLTCESSVGTCALCYGRSLATGKTVDIGEAVGIIAAQSIGEPGTQLTMRTFHTGGVASAEDITQGLPRIQELFEARTPKGVAPISEVAGRVTIEDAEKQLRLVVTPDDGSEEIAYPVLRRARLLVADGDHVEVGQQLVFGAVDPKQILRILGPRKAQEFLVDEVQRVYRSQGVGIHDKHVEVIVRQMLRRVTVIESGESDLLPGELAERRRFEDENRRVVSEGKKPASGRPELMGITKASLATESWLSAASFQETTRVLTQAAMEGKSDPLLGLKENVIIGKLIPAGTGLDRYTKVTVEPTEEAKANLFTGPSAFSDFDYAGVEGGLSPEFHAIPLDDYDMGNSDFR
- the rpsL gene encoding 30S ribosomal protein S12, which encodes MPTINQLVRKGRSPKVSKTKAPALKGSPMKRGVCTRVYTTTPKKPNSALRKVARVRLNGGIEVTAYIPGVGHNLQEHSIVLVRGGRVKDLPGVRYKIIRGALDTQGVKNRKQARSRYGAKMEKK
- the rpsG gene encoding 30S ribosomal protein S7, with the translated sequence MPRKGPAPKRPLVLDPVYGSPLVTQLINKVLVDGKKSTAERIVYGALEGARAKSGGDPVAALKKAMDNVKPTLEVRSRRVGGATYQVPVEVKPGRSTALALRWLVGYSKARREKTMTERLQNEILDASNGLGAAVKRREDTHKMAESNKAFAHYRW
- the fusA gene encoding elongation factor G translates to MAQDVLTDLNKVRNIGIMAHIDAGKTTTTERILFYTGVNHKIGETHDGASTTDWMEQEKERGITITSAAVTCFWENNQINIIDTPGHVDFTVEVERSLRVLDGAVAVFDGKEGVEPQSETVWRQADKYEVPRICFVNKMDKLGADFYFTVDTIISRLGAKPLVLQLPIGAENDFIGVVDLLHMRALVWPGDVKGDVTMGAKYEVQEIPADLQEKAEEYRATLVETVAESSDELMNKYLEGEEISIAELKAGIRKMTINSELYPILCGSAFKNRGVQPMLDAVIDYLPSPLDVPPMIGHDPRDEETELTRKPSTEEPFSALAFKVATHPFFGQLTFIRVYSGQVSAGTQVTNSTKSKKERIGKLFQMHANKEIPVEEALAGHIYAAIGLKDTTTGDTLSDSANQIVLESMSFPAPVISVAIEPKTKGDQEKLSTAIQKLSAEDPTFQVSLNEDTGQTIIAGMGELHLDILVDRMRREFKVEANVGKPQVAYRETIKRVVAKHDYTHKKQTGGSGQFAKIQIAIEPLDTSEGELYSFDNKVTGGRVPREYIPSVDAGIQDALNDGVLAGYPVVGIKATLLDGAYHDVDSSEMAFKIAGRMAFKEAARMAQPVLLEPLMDVEVRTPEEYMGEVIGDLNSRRGQMQSMEDASGVKVIRAFVPLSGMFGYIGDLRSKTQGRAVYSMQFNSYSEVPKAVADEIIQKTRGE